Within the Candidatus Lokiarchaeota archaeon genome, the region CTACCAAGAAGTGCCCTGATTGTACTGGACAACTTGGCAAGCCAAGGTCCTGCATGTCCGAAAGAGATTGCAGACAGACTCGACATAGCCCCGAGAACTGTTAGCTTCGCTCTGCGGAAGCTCCGGAAAAGGGAACTCTGTAAGAGGGTACCTAACTTCCACGATATGCGGAAACCGAAGTACCTCGCTAACAAGGAGAAGGTGGAAGA harbors:
- a CDS encoding MarR family transcriptional regulator codes for the protein MPENQAVREMGVSLPRSALIVLDNLASQGPACPKEIADRLDIAPRTVSFALRKLRKRELCKRVPNFHDMRKPKYLANKEKVEELQAKIDKWRAQLNVQLKVL